A stretch of the Capsicum annuum cultivar UCD-10X-F1 chromosome 8, UCD10Xv1.1, whole genome shotgun sequence genome encodes the following:
- the LOC124886543 gene encoding uncharacterized protein LOC124886543 — MKFKAFAERQSGCKLKALRLPTKAIDGKTPIEAWSGKRPSTKNLKIFLSKYYSHVPSVRGSKLEPKGELGIFIGYSLQAKGYRVFNLETKGKLNLNPLSETQLFGFENLEEAKESDDESSLDSPILKTRSLSDIYERCNVAILEPNTYQEISKYDVLIEAMKEEIGMIEKNDTWKLVDKPKDRNVIGVKWVYRTKLNPDGSVNKHKARLVVKGYALVVGLDYGDKLVPVARHNTIRLLLSLAAHSNWKLYNLNVKSAFLNGPLQEQIYVDQSEATRPDLMFVESFLSRFMHSPSEVHHRIAKRTLRKQDVVSQSSAEAEYIAIASATNQALWQAEKDGEVNPVHCSSDQQIPDI; from the exons atgaagTTTAAAGCTTTTGCTGAAAGACAGAGTGGCTGTAAGCTGAAGGCTTTGAG GCTTCCAACCAAAGCTATAGATGGTAAAACTCCTATTGAGGCATGGAGTGGAAAAAGGCCATCTACCAAGAACTTAAAAATCTTTCTTTCGAAATATTACTCTCATGTTCCTTCAGTGAGAGGAAGCAAGCTTGAACCGAAAGGTGAATTGGGGATCTTTATTGGTTATTCATTACAGGCCAAAGGTTATAGAGTTTTCAACTTGGAAACAAAAG GTAAATTGAACTTGAATCCGCTGTCTGAAACACAACTATTTGGCTTTGAAAATCTGGAAGAAGCTAAAGAATCAGATGATGAATCCTCACTTGATTCACCAATTTTGAAGACAAGATCCCTTTCAGATATATATGAAAGATGCAATGTTGCTATCTTGGAACCCAATACCTatcaagaaatatcaaaatatgatGTTTTGATTGAAGCCATGAAGGAGGAGATTGGTATGATAGAGAAGAATGACACTTGGAAGCTGGTTGATAAACCCAAAGATAGAAATGTAATAGGAGTGAAATGGGTTTATAGAACCAAACTTAATCCAGATGGTTCAGTTAATAAACATAAGGCAAGGCTTGTTGTGAAAGGTTATGCACTAGTTGTAGGTCTGGATTATGGAGACAAATTAGTACCTGTTGCAAGACATAATACAATACGACTTCTACTTTCTTTGGCAGCTCATTCAAATTGGAAGTTATATAATCTGAATGTGAAGTCGGCATTCTTAAATGGACCATTGCAGGAACAAATTTATGTTGACCAATCAGAAG caacaaGACCTGATCTCATGTTCGTGGAAAGTTTTTTATCAAGGTTTATGCATTCTCCAAGTGAAGTTCACCATCGTATTGCTAAACGAACATTAAG GAAGCAAGATGTGGTATCTCAATCATCTGCAGAAGCAGAATACATCGCTATTGCTAGTGCAACTAATCAGGCTCTATG GCAAGCAGAGAAAGATGGTGAAGTTAATCCAGTTCATTGCAGCTCCGATCAGCAGATTCCAGACATTTAG